The Streptomyces griseiscabiei genomic sequence AAGAAGAGCCCGCACGCGGAGGAGCTGCGCCTGTCCTGGTCCGCCGATCCGGACCCGGTGGTCGCCGGCGCGGGCTGGGCGCTGACCACCGAGCGTGTGGCGAAGAAGCCCGAGGGTCTCGACCTCGCGGGGCTGCTCGACGTCATCGAGGCGGAGATGAAGGACGCCCCCGACCGCCTCCAGTGGCCGATGAACCACTGTCTGGCCCAGATCGGCATCTCCCACCCCGGGCACCGCGCCCGCGCGCTCGCCATCGGTGAGCGTCTGGAGGTGCTCAAGGACTATCCGACCTCCCCGGGCTGCACGTCTCCGTTCGCCCCCGCCTGGATCACCGAGATGGTGCGCCGGCAGCAGGGCGCGTGACGACACACGCCACTACCGCGGCTGTGTCGCGATCTGGATCAGGTTGCCGCAGGTGT encodes the following:
- a CDS encoding DNA alkylation repair protein, with translation MTGTTTGTAPTGTTVTELMAELAALEDPRAREVNERHGDDHGVNLGRLRAIAKRLRTQQELALGLWATDDSAARLLALLICRPKAFGRTELDGMLRGARTPKVHDWLVNYVVKKSPHAEELRLSWSADPDPVVAGAGWALTTERVAKKPEGLDLAGLLDVIEAEMKDAPDRLQWPMNHCLAQIGISHPGHRARALAIGERLEVLKDYPTSPGCTSPFAPAWITEMVRRQQGA